Proteins co-encoded in one Chroicocephalus ridibundus chromosome 6, bChrRid1.1, whole genome shotgun sequence genomic window:
- the WDR33 gene encoding pre-mRNA 3' end processing protein WDR33 isoform X5 yields the protein MATEIGSPPRFFHMPRFQHQAPRQLFYKRPDFAQQQAMQQLTFDGKRMRKAVNRKTIDYNPSVIKYLENRVWQRDQRDMRAIQPDAGYYNDLVPPIGMLNNPMNAVTTKFVRTSTNKVKCPVFVVRWTPEGRRLVTGASSGEFTLWNGLTFNFETILQAHDSPVRAMTWSHNDMWMLTADHGGYVKYWQSNMNNVKMFQAHKEAIREASFSPTDNKFATCSDDGTVRIWDFLRCHEERILRA from the exons ATGGCCACAGAAATCGGCTCCCCGCCCCGATTTTTCCATATGCCGAGGTTCCAGCACCAGGCGCCTCGGCAGTTGTTCTACAAAAGACCTGATTTTGCACAGCAGCAAGCAATGCAACAGCTTACTTTTGATGGAAAGCGGATGAGAAAAGCTGTGAACCGGAAGACCATAGACTACAATCCCtctgtaattaaatatttggaG aatAGAGTATGGCAGAGAGACCAGCGAGATATGCGAGCAATCCAGCCTGATGCCGGATATTATAATGAT TTGGTCCCTCCTATAGGAATGCTGAACAACCCTATGAATGCTGTAACAACAAAATTTGTTCGGACATCTACTAATAAAGTAAAATGCCCAGTGTTTGTTGTCAGG tggaCTCCTGAGGGGAGACGCTTGGTCACTGGGGCATCTAGTGGAGAGTTCACTTTATGGAATGGACTGACTTTCAATTTTGAAACGATATTGCAG GCTCACGACAGCCCTGTAAGGGCTATGACTTGGTCACACAATGATATGTGGATGCTGACAGCAGACCACGGGGGATATGTGAAATACTGGCAGTCCAACATGAACAACGTCAAGATGTTCCAGGCACATAAGGAGGCGATTAGAGAGGCCAG TTTCTCACCCACGGATAATAAATTTGCTACATGCTCTGACGACGGCACTGTTAGAATCTGGGACTTTCTACGTTGCCATGAGGAGAGAATTCTTCGAG
- the WDR33 gene encoding pre-mRNA 3' end processing protein WDR33 isoform X4 — MATEIGSPPRFFHMPRFQHQAPRQLFYKRPDFAQQQAMQQLTFDGKRMRKAVNRKTIDYNPSVIKYLENRVWQRDQRDMRAIQPDAGYYNDLVPPIGMLNNPMNAVTTKFVRTSTNKVKCPVFVVRWTPEGRRLVTGASSGEFTLWNGLTFNFETILQAHDSPVRAMTWSHNDMWMLTADHGGYVKYWQSNMNNVKMFQAHKEAIREASFSPTDNKFATCSDDGTVRIWDFLRCHEERILRAQ, encoded by the exons ATGGCCACAGAAATCGGCTCCCCGCCCCGATTTTTCCATATGCCGAGGTTCCAGCACCAGGCGCCTCGGCAGTTGTTCTACAAAAGACCTGATTTTGCACAGCAGCAAGCAATGCAACAGCTTACTTTTGATGGAAAGCGGATGAGAAAAGCTGTGAACCGGAAGACCATAGACTACAATCCCtctgtaattaaatatttggaG aatAGAGTATGGCAGAGAGACCAGCGAGATATGCGAGCAATCCAGCCTGATGCCGGATATTATAATGAT TTGGTCCCTCCTATAGGAATGCTGAACAACCCTATGAATGCTGTAACAACAAAATTTGTTCGGACATCTACTAATAAAGTAAAATGCCCAGTGTTTGTTGTCAGG tggaCTCCTGAGGGGAGACGCTTGGTCACTGGGGCATCTAGTGGAGAGTTCACTTTATGGAATGGACTGACTTTCAATTTTGAAACGATATTGCAG GCTCACGACAGCCCTGTAAGGGCTATGACTTGGTCACACAATGATATGTGGATGCTGACAGCAGACCACGGGGGATATGTGAAATACTGGCAGTCCAACATGAACAACGTCAAGATGTTCCAGGCACATAAGGAGGCGATTAGAGAGGCCAG TTTCTCACCCACGGATAATAAATTTGCTACATGCTCTGACGACGGCACTGTTAGAATCTGGGACTTTCTACGTTGCCATGAGGAGAGAATTCTTCGAG
- the WDR33 gene encoding pre-mRNA 3' end processing protein WDR33 isoform X2 has protein sequence MATEIGSPPRFFHMPRFQHQAPRQLFYKRPDFAQQQAMQQLTFDGKRMRKAVNRKTIDYNPSVIKYLENRVWQRDQRDMRAIQPDAGYYNDLVPPIGMLNNPMNAVTTKFVRTSTNKVKCPVFVVRWTPEGRRLVTGASSGEFTLWNGLTFNFETILQAHDSPVRAMTWSHNDMWMLTADHGGYVKYWQSNMNNVKMFQAHKEAIREASFSPTDNKFATCSDDGTVRIWDFLRCHEERILRVTCTKSSRNVCLGGL, from the exons ATGGCCACAGAAATCGGCTCCCCGCCCCGATTTTTCCATATGCCGAGGTTCCAGCACCAGGCGCCTCGGCAGTTGTTCTACAAAAGACCTGATTTTGCACAGCAGCAAGCAATGCAACAGCTTACTTTTGATGGAAAGCGGATGAGAAAAGCTGTGAACCGGAAGACCATAGACTACAATCCCtctgtaattaaatatttggaG aatAGAGTATGGCAGAGAGACCAGCGAGATATGCGAGCAATCCAGCCTGATGCCGGATATTATAATGAT TTGGTCCCTCCTATAGGAATGCTGAACAACCCTATGAATGCTGTAACAACAAAATTTGTTCGGACATCTACTAATAAAGTAAAATGCCCAGTGTTTGTTGTCAGG tggaCTCCTGAGGGGAGACGCTTGGTCACTGGGGCATCTAGTGGAGAGTTCACTTTATGGAATGGACTGACTTTCAATTTTGAAACGATATTGCAG GCTCACGACAGCCCTGTAAGGGCTATGACTTGGTCACACAATGATATGTGGATGCTGACAGCAGACCACGGGGGATATGTGAAATACTGGCAGTCCAACATGAACAACGTCAAGATGTTCCAGGCACATAAGGAGGCGATTAGAGAGGCCAG TTTCTCACCCACGGATAATAAATTTGCTACATGCTCTGACGACGGCACTGTTAGAATCTGGGACTTTCTACGTTGCCATGAGGAGAGAATTCTTCGAG TCACATGCACAAAATCCAGCAGAAACGTGTGCCTAGGAGGACTGTaa
- the POLR2D gene encoding DNA-directed RNA polymerase II subunit RPB4, whose product MAAGGSDPRAADVEEDASQLVFPKEFETAETLLNSEVHMLLEHRKQQNESAEDEQELSEVFMKTLNYTARFSRFKNRETIASVRSLLLQKKLHKFELACLANLCPETAEEAKALIPSLEGRFEDEELQQILDDIQTKRSFQY is encoded by the exons atggcggcgggcggcagcgACCCGCGGGCGGCGGACGTGGAGGAGGACGCCTCGCAGCTCGTCTTCCCCAAGG AATTTGAAACTGCGGAAACTCTTCTAAATTCAGAAGTACATATGCTTCTTGAGCACCGTAAGCAACAGAACGAGAGTGCAGAAGATGAGCAGGAGCTTTCAGAAGTCTTCATGAAAACCTTGAACTACACAGCACGCTTCAGCCGCTTCAAAAACCGAGAAACCATCGCCAGCGTCCGAAG TTTGCTGCTCCAGAAAAAGCTCCATAAGTTTGAGCTGGCGTGTTTGGCTAACCTGTGTCCTGAGACGGCTGAGGAAGCAAAAGCCTTGATTCCCAG CCTGGAGGGCCGATTTGAAGATGAGGAATTACAGCAGATTCTTGACGACATTCAGACTAAACGCAGCTTCCAGTACTAA
- the WDR33 gene encoding pre-mRNA 3' end processing protein WDR33 isoform X3: MATEIGSPPRFFHMPRFQHQAPRQLFYKRPDFAQQQAMQQLTFDGKRMRKAVNRKTIDYNPSVIKYLENRVWQRDQRDMRAIQPDAGYYNDLVPPIGMLNNPMNAVTTKFVRTSTNKVKCPVFVVRWTPEGRRLVTGASSGEFTLWNGLTFNFETILQAHDSPVRAMTWSHNDMWMLTADHGGYVKYWQSNMNNVKMFQAHKEAIREASFSPTDNKFATCSDDGTVRIWDFLRCHEERILREDFRSPAS; the protein is encoded by the exons ATGGCCACAGAAATCGGCTCCCCGCCCCGATTTTTCCATATGCCGAGGTTCCAGCACCAGGCGCCTCGGCAGTTGTTCTACAAAAGACCTGATTTTGCACAGCAGCAAGCAATGCAACAGCTTACTTTTGATGGAAAGCGGATGAGAAAAGCTGTGAACCGGAAGACCATAGACTACAATCCCtctgtaattaaatatttggaG aatAGAGTATGGCAGAGAGACCAGCGAGATATGCGAGCAATCCAGCCTGATGCCGGATATTATAATGAT TTGGTCCCTCCTATAGGAATGCTGAACAACCCTATGAATGCTGTAACAACAAAATTTGTTCGGACATCTACTAATAAAGTAAAATGCCCAGTGTTTGTTGTCAGG tggaCTCCTGAGGGGAGACGCTTGGTCACTGGGGCATCTAGTGGAGAGTTCACTTTATGGAATGGACTGACTTTCAATTTTGAAACGATATTGCAG GCTCACGACAGCCCTGTAAGGGCTATGACTTGGTCACACAATGATATGTGGATGCTGACAGCAGACCACGGGGGATATGTGAAATACTGGCAGTCCAACATGAACAACGTCAAGATGTTCCAGGCACATAAGGAGGCGATTAGAGAGGCCAG TTTCTCACCCACGGATAATAAATTTGCTACATGCTCTGACGACGGCACTGTTAGAATCTGGGACTTTCTACGTTGCCATGAGGAGAGAATTCTTCGAG